From one Trifolium pratense cultivar HEN17-A07 linkage group LG1, ARS_RC_1.1, whole genome shotgun sequence genomic stretch:
- the LOC123893265 gene encoding succinate dehydrogenase assembly factor 4, mitochondrial — protein sequence MTSTSFSRLLSTTASNPTLLRTGSQHLTPSLSNSLTRLLFSTSATQHHKENPVSEQSQPQSLHNENQQIQKEEQQEEEDDGDEIDLNKETGEVGGPKGPEPTRYGDWERNGRCSDF from the coding sequence ATGACATCAACCTCTTTCTCTCGTTTACTCTCCACCACCGCATCCAACCCTACTCTCCTCCGCACCGGATCCCAACACCTCACTCCTTCACTTTCCAACTCACTCACGCGCCTCCTCTTTTCCACCTCCGCGACGCAGCACCACAAAGAGAATCCTGTTAGCGAACAATCACAACCACAATCTCTCCATAATGAAAATCAACAAATCCAAAAAGAAgaacaacaagaagaagaagatgatggcgACGAGATTGATTTGAACAAAGAAACGGGTGAAGTCGGTGGACCTAAAGGTCCTGAACCCACAAGGTACGGCGATTGGGAACGTAATGGTCGTTGCTCtgatttttaa
- the LOC123902853 gene encoding LEAF RUST 10 DISEASE-RESISTANCE LOCUS RECEPTOR-LIKE PROTEIN KINASE-like 2.1 isoform X2, giving the protein MCREKSLLCFLQIIVVVLLLHHNNHQTCDATNTNNQTYCPPSSCGKITNIQHPFRLTDDPTTCGDPRYELSCENNMTVLTLFSGKYYVKSINYKNYTIRLLDPGIEEGDCSSIPRYYLYTSNFTSYSNDDEEGDCSSIEEGDCSSYPYQTSQNRIISGEDTYGDTITLPMFQHVIYMNCSNPVRDDTVFVDTASCIKSNSQGGHVYAISGDLKVGNLNDDDCHVEVVTTISFSGYHYSPYRSVYWDILKKKYSYSEIHRMLVGGFEVSWMSAPCQDLCGKPVCYLRETTWSLECFDPAGYCETTLGFHVSCGGTLSKLRVFVEGILYGIVAGLIHPVGLTVNNGSFNTPQSKFGIVIGTIIGHILFPFIIVRSTLGLIVFFAKLIHTYRLRHTSIYENIEDFLQGNSLMPIRYSYREIKNMTRGFKDKLGEGGYGKVYKGQLRSGPLVAIKMLGKPKGNQNGQDFINEVATIGRIHHTNVVRLIGFCVEGSKRAIVYDFMPNSSLDKYISSKEDHIFLTYKQMYEISLAVARGIAYLHQGCDMQILHFDIKPHNILLDKDFIAKVSDFGLARLYPVENSIVTLTAARGTIGYMAPELFYKNIGGVSYKADVYSFGMLLMEIANRRRNLNSNADDSMQIFFPYWIYNELIEEREIEMLGEATDEDKKNVKKMFIVALWCIQLKPNDRPSMDKVIEMLEGDIKDIKIPPKPSPYPTEIIQDHVTSSSESISDDVVTGSISFLEETMEDPLL; this is encoded by the exons ATGTGCAGAGAAAAATCATTATTATGCTTCCTCCAAATTATAGTTGTTGTGTTACTACTGCATCATAATAATCATCAAACATGCGATGCAACAAATACTAATAACCAAACATATTGTCCACCTTCTTCATGCGGCAAAATCACAAACATACAACACCCCTTTCGACTTACCGATGATCCAACAACCTGCGGTGATCCGAGGTACGAGTTATCCTGCGAAAACAATATGACAGTGTTAACTCTTTTTTCGGGTAAATACTATGTGAAATCAATCAACTACAAAAACTACACAATTCGGCTATTAGATCCCGGAATTGAAGAGGGTGATTGCTCCTCTATTCCTCGATATTACTTATACACTTCAAATTTCACAAGTTATAGCAACGACGACGAAGAGGGTGATTGCTCCTCTATTGAAGAGGGTGATTGCTCCTCTTATCCATATCAAACCTCCCAAAACAGAATAATTTCTGGAGAAGATACTTATGGTGATACTATAACCTTACCAATGTTCCAGCACGTAATTTACATGAATTGTAGTAATCCTGTACGAGATGATACGGTGTTCGTGGATACAGCTTCTTGCATCAAGTCCAATTCCCAAGGTGGCCATGTTTATGCCATTTCTGGGGATTTGAAGGTTGGTAACTTAAACGACGATGACTGCCACGTGGAGGTTGTTACCACGATATCATTTTCCGGCTATCATTACAGTCCTTACAGGTCTGTTTATTGGGACATTCTGAAAAAAAAGTATTCGTACAGTGAAATTCATAGGATGTTGGTGGGTGGATTTGAGGTTTCTTGGATGAGTGCTCCTTGTCAAGATCTTTGTGGAAAACCAGTTTGCTATTTGAGAGAAACCACTTGGAGTCTTGAATGCTTTGATCCTGCTGGTTATTGTGAAACAACATTGGGATTTCATGTCAGTTGCGGTG GAACTCTATCAAAGCTGCGAGTGTTTGTTGAAG GTATTTTGTACGGCATTGTTGCAG GACTAATACATCCAGTTGGCTTGACAGTAAATAATGGATCTTTTAATACGCCTCAATCAAAATTTGGTATCGTTATAGGAACAATCATTGGACATATTCTGTTTCCATTCATTATAGTGAGATCTACGTTGGGTCTCATAGTTTTCTTTGCAAAATTGATACATACATATCGATTAAGGCATACATCAATCTATGAAAACATCGAAGATTTTCTTCAAGGCAACTCCCTCATGCCAATAAGGTATTCATACAGAGAGATAAAGAACATGACAAGAGGTTTTAAGGACAAGTTGGGTGAAGGAGGCTATGGTAAGGTTTATAAGGGACAGCTACGTAGTGGCCCTTTGGTAGCCATAAAGATGTTGGGTAAACCTAAGGGTAACCAAAATGGACAAGATTTCATTAATGAAGTTGCAACCATAGGAAGAATACATCACACCAATGTGGTGCGACTTATTGGATTTTGTGTTGAGGGTTCAAAGCGTGCTATTGTTTATGATTTCATGCCCAATAGCTCTCTTGATAAATACATTTCCTCTAAAGAAGATCATATCTTCTTGACTTATAAGCAAATGTACGAGATATCTCTTGCAGTGGCGCGTGGAATTGCTTATTTGCATCAAGGTTGTGACATGCAAATTTTACATTTTGATATCAAACCCCATAACATACTTCTTGACAAGGATTTCATCGCCAAAGTTTCAGACTTTGGTCTTGCAAGACTTTATCCAGTTGAAAATAGCATTGTAACTTTGACTGCTGCTAGAGGAACAATTGGTTACATGGCTCCAGAATTGTTCTACAAAAATATTGGTGGAGTTTCCTATAAGGCTGATGTATATAGCTTTGGAATGCTCTTAATGGAAATAGCaaatagaagaagaaatttgaacTCAAATGCAGATGATTCAATGCAAATTTTCTTTCCCTATTGGATTTACAATGAATTGATTGAAGAAAGAGAGATAGAAATGTTGGGAGAAGCTACCGATGAGGATAAGAAAAATGTGAAGAAAATGTTCATAGTTGCCCTATGGTGTATACAATTGAAACCCAATGATCGCCCTTCAATGGACAAAGTAATAGAAATGCTTGAAGGAGATATTAAAGACATTAAAATTCCTCCAAAACCTTCTCCATATCCAACTGAAATTATTCAAGATCATGTAACTAGCTCTAGTGAATCTATATCGGATGATGTTGTCACTGGATCAATTAGTTTTCTTGAGGAAACTATGGAAGATCCTTTATTATAG
- the LOC123902853 gene encoding LEAF RUST 10 DISEASE-RESISTANCE LOCUS RECEPTOR-LIKE PROTEIN KINASE-like 2.1 isoform X1 has translation MCREKSLLCFLQIIVVVLLLHHNNHQTCDATNTNNQTYCPPSSCGKITNIQHPFRLTDDPTTCGDPRYELSCENNMTVLTLFSGKYYVKSINYKNYTIRLLDPGIEEGDCSSIPRYYLYTSNFTSYSNDDEDPYQTSQNRIISGEDTYGDTITLPMFQHVIYMNCSNPVRDDTVFVDTASCIKSNSQGGHVYAISGDLKVGNLNDDDCHVEVVTTISFSGYHYSPYRSVYWDILKKKYSYSEIHRMLVGGFEVSWMSAPCQDLCGKPVCYLRETTWSLECFDPAGYCETTLGFHVSCGGTLSKLRVFVEGILYGIVAGLIHPVGLTVNNGSFNTPQSKFGIVIGTIIGHILFPFIIVRSTLGLIVFFAKLIHTYRLRHTSIYENIEDFLQGNSLMPIRYSYREIKNMTRGFKDKLGEGGYGKVYKGQLRSGPLVAIKMLGKPKGNQNGQDFINEVATIGRIHHTNVVRLIGFCVEGSKRAIVYDFMPNSSLDKYISSKEDHIFLTYKQMYEISLAVARGIAYLHQGCDMQILHFDIKPHNILLDKDFIAKVSDFGLARLYPVENSIVTLTAARGTIGYMAPELFYKNIGGVSYKADVYSFGMLLMEIANRRRNLNSNADDSMQIFFPYWIYNELIEEREIEMLGEATDEDKKNVKKMFIVALWCIQLKPNDRPSMDKVIEMLEGDIKDIKIPPKPSPYPTEIIQDHVTSSSESISDDVVTGSISFLEETMEDPLL, from the exons ATGTGCAGAGAAAAATCATTATTATGCTTCCTCCAAATTATAGTTGTTGTGTTACTACTGCATCATAATAATCATCAAACATGCGATGCAACAAATACTAATAACCAAACATATTGTCCACCTTCTTCATGCGGCAAAATCACAAACATACAACACCCCTTTCGACTTACCGATGATCCAACAACCTGCGGTGATCCGAGGTACGAGTTATCCTGCGAAAACAATATGACAGTGTTAACTCTTTTTTCGGGTAAATACTATGTGAAATCAATCAACTACAAAAACTACACAATTCGGCTATTAGATCCCGGAATTGAAGAGGGTGATTGCTCCTCTATTCCTCGATATTACTTATACACTTCAAATTTCACAAGTTATAGCAACGACGACGAAG ATCCATATCAAACCTCCCAAAACAGAATAATTTCTGGAGAAGATACTTATGGTGATACTATAACCTTACCAATGTTCCAGCACGTAATTTACATGAATTGTAGTAATCCTGTACGAGATGATACGGTGTTCGTGGATACAGCTTCTTGCATCAAGTCCAATTCCCAAGGTGGCCATGTTTATGCCATTTCTGGGGATTTGAAGGTTGGTAACTTAAACGACGATGACTGCCACGTGGAGGTTGTTACCACGATATCATTTTCCGGCTATCATTACAGTCCTTACAGGTCTGTTTATTGGGACATTCTGAAAAAAAAGTATTCGTACAGTGAAATTCATAGGATGTTGGTGGGTGGATTTGAGGTTTCTTGGATGAGTGCTCCTTGTCAAGATCTTTGTGGAAAACCAGTTTGCTATTTGAGAGAAACCACTTGGAGTCTTGAATGCTTTGATCCTGCTGGTTATTGTGAAACAACATTGGGATTTCATGTCAGTTGCGGTG GAACTCTATCAAAGCTGCGAGTGTTTGTTGAAG GTATTTTGTACGGCATTGTTGCAG GACTAATACATCCAGTTGGCTTGACAGTAAATAATGGATCTTTTAATACGCCTCAATCAAAATTTGGTATCGTTATAGGAACAATCATTGGACATATTCTGTTTCCATTCATTATAGTGAGATCTACGTTGGGTCTCATAGTTTTCTTTGCAAAATTGATACATACATATCGATTAAGGCATACATCAATCTATGAAAACATCGAAGATTTTCTTCAAGGCAACTCCCTCATGCCAATAAGGTATTCATACAGAGAGATAAAGAACATGACAAGAGGTTTTAAGGACAAGTTGGGTGAAGGAGGCTATGGTAAGGTTTATAAGGGACAGCTACGTAGTGGCCCTTTGGTAGCCATAAAGATGTTGGGTAAACCTAAGGGTAACCAAAATGGACAAGATTTCATTAATGAAGTTGCAACCATAGGAAGAATACATCACACCAATGTGGTGCGACTTATTGGATTTTGTGTTGAGGGTTCAAAGCGTGCTATTGTTTATGATTTCATGCCCAATAGCTCTCTTGATAAATACATTTCCTCTAAAGAAGATCATATCTTCTTGACTTATAAGCAAATGTACGAGATATCTCTTGCAGTGGCGCGTGGAATTGCTTATTTGCATCAAGGTTGTGACATGCAAATTTTACATTTTGATATCAAACCCCATAACATACTTCTTGACAAGGATTTCATCGCCAAAGTTTCAGACTTTGGTCTTGCAAGACTTTATCCAGTTGAAAATAGCATTGTAACTTTGACTGCTGCTAGAGGAACAATTGGTTACATGGCTCCAGAATTGTTCTACAAAAATATTGGTGGAGTTTCCTATAAGGCTGATGTATATAGCTTTGGAATGCTCTTAATGGAAATAGCaaatagaagaagaaatttgaacTCAAATGCAGATGATTCAATGCAAATTTTCTTTCCCTATTGGATTTACAATGAATTGATTGAAGAAAGAGAGATAGAAATGTTGGGAGAAGCTACCGATGAGGATAAGAAAAATGTGAAGAAAATGTTCATAGTTGCCCTATGGTGTATACAATTGAAACCCAATGATCGCCCTTCAATGGACAAAGTAATAGAAATGCTTGAAGGAGATATTAAAGACATTAAAATTCCTCCAAAACCTTCTCCATATCCAACTGAAATTATTCAAGATCATGTAACTAGCTCTAGTGAATCTATATCGGATGATGTTGTCACTGGATCAATTAGTTTTCTTGAGGAAACTATGGAAGATCCTTTATTATAG
- the LOC123902860 gene encoding rust resistance kinase Lr10-like, producing MSLTILALLLLLMNLGNGQILINNSSIECPFRLSCSRYTDSRHKDQILEFLSLPISEKIVVTYINCESQEIILSHQQNCLSSFFLTHNVSVFYPFRSNYGLRNITFFNCSSVQQHHLKSWDQRNPDAQDMLSCPIYVAESTESVVELDLLSCTRMFVKVLPIWAFGIGQNSLSLSWSKTNFRSQCLELHNKSKKNHTSIILETIGAIIGSTVLVVLIGVFFRVYFYFRTKGEDQTRLDNFLKDYEASKPTRFSYADIKRITDKFKEKLGEGAHGAVYKGKLSSQILVAVKMLNNTEGDGREFINEVGTMGKIHHVNVVRLLGFCADGFYRALVYDFFPNGSLQNFISPPNNKDGFLGWDLLQQIALDIANGIEYLHQGCDHRILHFDINPHNVLLDDNFIPKISDFGLAKLCSKNQSTVSMTAARGTLGYMAPEVFSRNFGNVSYKSDIYSYGMLLLEMVGGRKNTKTVVNGEENFEVLYPDWIHSLLEGGDIHIPIDEEGDFRIAKKLAIVGLWCIQWHSAHRPSMKTVMQMLQGEGDKLKVPDNPFNASSSSNRTANTATGYFNSELDVIHE from the exons ATGTCACTCACAATATTAGCACTGCTGCTGCTGCTAATGAACCTTGGAAATGGTCAGATATTGATCAATAACTCATCCATTGAATGCCCCTTCCGTCTATCTTGTTCGCGGTACACGGATTCACGGCACAAGGATCAGATCCTTGAATTTCTCTCACTACCAATATCAGAAAAAATAGTTGTTACATACATAAATTGCGAATCTCAAGAAATAATCCTATCTCACCAACAAAACTGTCTTTCTAGTTTCTTTTTAACACACAATGTTTCTGTATTTTATCCTTTCCGATCAAACTATGGCTTAAGGAACATTACTTTCTTTAACTGCTCTTCGGTTCAACAACACCATCTCAAAAGCTGGGACCAAAGAAACCCCGATGCACAAGACATGTTGTCTTGTCCGATTTATGTTGCAGAATCCACTGAAAGTGTCGTTGAGTTGGACTTATTAAGCTGCACAAGAATGTTTGTTAAAGTTTTACCAATATGGGCATTTGGGATAGGCCAAAATAGTCTCTCATTGAGTTGGTCGAAAACAAATTTTCGCAGTCAATGTTTAGAGCTACACAACAAATCAAAGAAGAACCACACATCCATCATTTTAGAAACAATAG GGGCAATCATTGGTTCGACTGTGCTGGTTGTTTTGATTGGTGTTTTCTTTCGAGTATACTTCTATTTTAGAACGAAAGGGGAAGATCAAACGAGACTTGACAACTTTTTGAAGGATTACGAAGCTTCAAAGCCAACAAGATTCTCTTATGCTGATATTAAGAGAATTACAGACAAATTCAAGGAAAAACTAGGCGAAGGAGCTCATGGAGCTGTCTATAAAGGTAAATTATCGAGTCAAATTCTCGTTGCAGTGAAGATGCTTAATAATACAGAAGGAGATGGGAGAGAGTTCATAAATGAAGTGGGAACTATGGGAAAAATCCACCATGTTAATGTTGTTCGATTGCTTGGCTTTTGCGCTGATGGATTTTATCGTGCTTTGGTTTATGATTTTTTCCCAAATGGTTCGCTGCAGAATTTCATTTCTCCACCCAATAACAAAGATGGTTTCCTTGGTTGGGACTTATTGCAACAAATTGCTCTAGATATTGCTAATGGGATCGAGTATCTTCACCAGGGCTGTGATCATAGAATTCTTCACTTTGATATCAATCCTCATAATGTCTTGTTAGATGACAATTTCATTCCAAAAATCTCAGACTTTGGTTTAGCTAAGTTATGCTCCAAAAATCAAAGTACTGTGTCTATGACTGCAGCTAGGGGAACATTAGGATACATGGCACCTGAAGTTTTTTCTAGAAATTTTGGAAATGTCTCTTACAAGTCTGATATATACAGCTACGGTATGTTACTGCTGGAGATGGTTGGAGGAAGAAAGAATACTAAAACAGTCGTTAATGGTGAGGAAAATTTCGAAGTTTTGTATCCAGATTGGATCCACAGTTTGCTTGAAGGGGGAGACATACATATCCCAATTGACGAAGAGGGTGATTTTAGAATTGCAAAGAAACTAGCAATTGTGGGACTTTGGTGCATTCAGTGGCATTCTGCGCATCGTCCTTCCATGAAAACTGTGATGCAGATGCTACAAGGAGAGGGAGACAAGTTAAAAGTTCCCGACAATCCTTTCAATGCTTCATCTTCAAGTAATAGAACTGCAAATACTGCTACAGGGTATTTTAATTCAGAACTAGATGTGATTCATGAATAA
- the LOC123893273 gene encoding rust resistance kinase Lr10-like — translation MIRLLLLLLLINNGSSHDECKELSCGPNEPLISFPFQLVKGSQDQCAYPEFCLYCTQYNKTMIVLSTTSGLVNFFVSNIIYEIRLLSISDPENCLPNKFLKLNNSSFLPYQFYSLSETKYSFFNCSSSRKQHLRNIEQTYLNSQDMITCPIYASNSQDSVLTLDLVSCTKMFDVQMSTAAEYLSYNQLRLSWPRLNCTECEAKGMTCKWKNNSTKGETECFDCNNKRKTIQIPNSLIYASTVKVFLGSIFLALVLIALFKIHLYFRKKEEDQIRVDKFLEDYKAQKPTRFSYADLKRITGGFKEKLGEGAHGTVFKGKLSSEILVAVKMLNNTSGEGKEFINEVGIMGKIHHINVVRLLGFCADGIHRALVYNFFPNGSLQSFIFPPDNKDHFMGWEKLQQIGIGIAKGIEYLHQGCNHPIIHFDINPHNVLLDCSFTPKISDFGLAKLCCKNRSAVSMTAAKGTLGYMAPEVLSRNFGNVSLKSDIYRYGILLLEMVGGRKNVDISSAEAFHVLYPEWIHNLLEGDVHIHIEDESDVKIAKKLAIVGLWCIQWQPINRPSIKTVVQMLKTGEDIQLMVPPNPFRSMTSMTNNDQCTLARTTFQMEVIHE, via the exons ATGATCAGGCTACTGCTTCTTCTCCTGCTTATCAACAATGGCAGCAGTCATGACGAGTGCAAAGAATTATCTTGTGGACCTAACGAACCGCTTATTAGTTTTCCCTTCCAACTTGTTAAAGGGTCACAAGATCAATGTGCTTATCCTGAGTTTTGCCTATATTGTACTCAATATAACAAAACCATGATTGTGCTCTCTACCACTTCAGGTCTTGTTAACTTCTTTGTCTCTAATATTATCTACGAAATACGCTTGCTTTCAATTTCGGATCCAGAGAATTGCCTTCCGAATAAGTTTTTGAAACTTAACAATTCATCATTTCTACCTTACCAATTTTATTCACTATCAGAAACAAAATATTCCTTCTTCAATTGCTCTTCATCTAGGAAACAACACTTAAGAAACATTGAGCAAACGTATTTAAATTCACAAGATATGATCACATGTCCAATTTACGCCTCTAATTCCCAAGACAGTGTCCTCACATTAGACCTTGTATCATGTACCAAGATGTTTGACGTTCAAATGTCCACCGCGGCAGAATACTTGTCGTATAATCAACTGCGTTTGAGTTGGCCCAGACTAAATTGTACAGAGTGTGAAGCGAAAGGCATGACATGCAAATGGAAGAACAATAGCACGAAAGGCGAAACTGAATGTTTTGATTGCAACAATAAACGGAAAACAATTCAAATTCCAAATTCTCTTATATATGCTTCTACAG TTAAGGTTTTTCTAGGTTCAATTTTTTTGGCGCTGGTGCTCATCGCATTATTTAAGATACATCTCTAttttagaaagaaagaagaggATCAAATTAGAGTTGATAAATTTTTAGAGGATTATAAAGCACAAAAGCCTACAAGATTTTCATATGCTGATTTAAAAAGAATCACGGGCGGGTTTAAGGAAAAGCTTGGCGAAGGAGCTCACGGAACTGTGTTCAAAGGAAAGCTCTCAAGCGAGATACTTGTGGCTGTGAAAATGCTCAACAATACATCGGGAGAAGGAAAAGAGTTCATCAATGAAGTGGGAATTATGGGCAAAATTCACCACATCAATGTCGTTCGCTTGCTTGGTTTTTGTGCTGATGGAATCCACCGTGCTCTTGTCtacaatttttttccaaatgGTTCGCTACAAAGTTTCATATTTCCACCCGACAACAAAGACCATTTCATGGGGTGGGAGAAGCTGCAACAAATTGGTATTGGTATAGCCAAAGGAATTGAGTATCTTCATCAGGGTTGTAACCATCCAATCATTCACTTTGACATCAACCCTCACAATGTTTTGTTAGATTGCTCCTTCACTCCAAAAATTTCGGATTTCGGTCTTGCCAAATTATGTTGCAAGAATCGTAGTGCTGTGTCCATGACAGCTGCTAAGGGAACCTTGGGATACATGGCTCCTGAAGTTCTATCAAGAAATTTTGGGAATGTGTCTCTTAAGTCAGATATTTACCGTTACGGAATATTGTTGCTAGAAATGGTTGGAGGGAGAAAAAATGTAGACATTTCATCAGCAGAAGCTTTTCATGTGTTATATCCAGAATGGATCCATAACTTATTAGAAGGAGATGTACATATTCATATTGAGGATGAAAGTGATGTTAAAATTGCAAAGAAACTTGCAATTGTTGGACTTTGGTGCATTCAATGGCAACCAATAAACCGTCCATCGATAAAAACTGTTGTGCAAATGTTGAAAACCGGAGAGGATATTCAGTTAATGGTACCTCCTAATCCTTTTCGCTCGATGACTTCAATGACCAATAATGATCAATGCACTTTGGCAAGAACAACTTTCCAAATGGAAGTGATTCATGAATAA
- the LOC123902864 gene encoding rust resistance kinase Lr10-like: MWWMRVILVLLFPFLLILQQGSSSTIEQEHTCQPSSCGKISSISYPFRLTDDLKHCGDNRYELSCENNVTTLYLYSAKYHVQSINYNNFTIRLVDPGVQESNCSSLPLNFLSQSNFCDTYELGKKYCMDPYQALGYYGDELVFEHIVYLNCSHQVTNNHKYVNTTSCLDQNSEGYYIYAMAGDLIAQDFQVGCHVKLVTPTSWLKNLERNQEISSYDFIHKALVYGFEISWLNLPCKNLQCGDSIRCIFNSNQKVLCYDRPCNKSWGGMTLFIALLICKWRKRHLSIFEYIEIYLQQQNNLMPIGYSYKEIKKMAKGFKDKLGEGGFGTVFKGNLRSGPCVAIKMLAMSKGNGQDFISEVATIGRIHHLNVVQLIGFCAEGSKRALVYEFMPNGSLDKFIFSKEGSKNISYSQIFDISIGVARGIAYLHHGCEMKILHFDIKPHNILLDENFTPKVSDFGLAKLYSVENSIITMTAARGTIGYMAPELFYQNIGGVSYKADVYSFGMLLMEMANKRKNLNAKAERSSQLYFPLWIYDQVEKGKDIEMEDTTEEEKKIVKKMIIVALWCIQLKPDDRPSMNNVVEMLQGNIESLNIPPKPTLYPDDTITNDERNNFDQRSSSNYTSSYDSVEISTNSLVENIA, translated from the exons ATGTGGTGGATGAGAGTGATATTGGTACTACTGTTTCCATTTTTGCTTATACTACAGCAAGGTAGTAGTAGTACTATTGAGCAAGAGCATACATGTCAACCTTCATCTTGTGGTAAAATTTCCAGTATAAGTTATCCATTCCGATTAACAGATGACCTGAAACACTGCGGAGATAACCGGTATGAGCTATCATGTGAAAATAATGTGACAACTTTATATTTATACTCTGCAAAATATCATGTCCAGTCCATCAATTACAACAATTTCACAATCAGACTGGTTGATCCTGGAGTTCAAGAATCTAATTGCTCTTCACTTCCTCTCAATTTCTTGTCGCAGTCAAATTTCTGTGATACTTATGAACTTGGGAAGAAATATTGCATGGATCCATACCAAGCATTGGGATATTATGGTGATGAACTTGTTTTCGAGCATATAGTATACTTGAATTGTAGCCATCAAGTTACTAACAATCATAAATATGTGAATACTACTTCGTGTCTCGATCAGAACTCGGAAGGGTATTATATTTATGCTATGGCTGGTGATTTAATTGCTCAAGATTTTCAAGTTGGTTGTCATGTAAAATTGGTTACACCAACTTCTTGGTTGAAAAATTTGGAAAGAAATCAAGAAATTTCTTCCTATGATTTCATTCATAAGGCGTTAGTGTATGGATTTGAGATTTCATGGTTGAATCTTCCATGTAAGAATCTTCAATGTGGAGATTCGATACGTTGCATCTTCAATTCCAACCAGAAAGTTCTATGCTATGATCGCCCCTGCAATAAATCCTGGGGAGGAA TGACATTGTTTATTGCCTTATTGATATGCAAATGGAGGAAAAGGCATTTGTCAATTTTTgaatatattgaaatatatCTACAACAACAAAACAATCTCATGCCCATTggatattcatacaaagaaatcAAGAAAATGGCTAAAGGTTTCAAAGACAAGTTGGGTGAAGGAGGCTTTGGTACCGTGTTCAAGGGGAACCTACGAAGTGGGCCTTGTGTGGCAATCAAGATGTTGGCTATGTCGAAAGGAAATGGACAAGACTTTATTAGTGAAGTAGCAACTATCGGAAGGATACATCATTTGAATGTCGTGCAATTAATCGGATTTTGTGCTGAGGGATCCAAACGTGCTCTTGTTTATGAATTCATGCCTAATGGATCTCttgataaattcattttttccaaagaaggaagcaaaaatataagCTATAGCCAAATTTTCGACATATCAATTGGAGTAGCTCGTGGAATTGCTTATCTTCACCATGGATGCGAAATGAAGATTTTGCATTTTGATATCAAGCCTCACAACATTCTTCTTGATGAGAACTTCACCCCAAAAGTCTCTGACTTTGGATTGGCCAAGCTATATTCGGTAGAGAATAGCATTATCACAATGACTGCAGCAAGAGGTACAATTGGATATATGGCTCCAGAATTGTTCTACCAAAATATTGGAGGAGTATCTTATAAGGCTGATGTTTATAGCTTTGGAATGCTTTTAATGGAGATGgcaaacaaaaggaaaaaccTAAATGCCAAGGCAGAGCGTTCGAGCCAACTTTACTTTCCTTTATGGATTTATGATCAAGTTGAAAAAGGGAAAGACATAGAAATGGAAGATACTACcgaggaagaaaagaaaatagtaaaaaagATGATCATAGTTGCACTTTGGTGTATACAATTAAAACCAGATGATCGTCCATCAATGAACAATGTAGTGGAGATGCTACAAGGAAATATTGAAAGCCTTAAcatacctccaaagccaacccTTTATCCAGATGACACAATTACAAATGACGAAAGAAACAACTTTGATCAAAGAAGTTCGAGTAATTACACTAGTTCTTATGATTCTGTGGAAATATCAACTAATTCTCTAGTAGAGAATATTGCTTGA